A window from Desulfotignum phosphitoxidans DSM 13687 encodes these proteins:
- the recQ gene encoding DNA helicase RecQ yields MELLKTIFGYDDFRPLQKQIIDHILAKKDTLVVLPTGGGKSLCFQLPALMFDGLTIVVSPLISLMKDQVDQLQEMGVSAVCLNSSLPADQYRHHMSLIRQNQVKLLYIAPESLVRPQILEMLGAVTVDCLAIDEAHCISAWGHDFRPEYRLLAQIRPRFPEAVCAAFTATATPAVQKDIQASLGFSADTGFKPFIGSFDRENLRIRVIFKDNPLQQTLGFLEAHKQDSGIIYCLSRKQVDALADQLAVQGFLVRPYHAGLDDTKRNRFQTEFIRDDVRIIVATIAFGMGIDKPNVRFVLHYDLPKSVENYYQEIGRAGRDGLDAECLLLFSHADIPRLKSLVTGPDEQQNRAAWFHLEDMVRFAEAQDCRKKRLLAYFGETAATDDCGMCDNCLAPADQVQDLTIEAQKFLSCVKRTGERFGAGHIIDVLRGAETKKIFQFRHHLLSTYGIGKEVSKKQWFYLSRQFQSKGFVQREDNYGGLTLTPEAWGVLKKETRVSGWLDPRHRLSQSSEAATGTGHAESTPHPHHPDLFELLRQKRKELADEAGVPPYAVFPDKTLMELATFFPRTETDFLNTFGVGKTKLEKYGPDFMALIAEFCTTHAISDVPERKPPAFAVTESIPKEKRHVQVGRLYHDGMSVKDIAEQFHVKQITIIHHLFRYFQDGNRIQAGHVIDECPVPPDAQEKVRQAFDTHGYQFLKPVFEAMDREIPYDDLHLMRLYYLYVNEIAPPSK; encoded by the coding sequence ATGGAACTTTTGAAAACTATATTCGGGTATGATGATTTCCGGCCGTTGCAAAAGCAGATCATCGACCACATCCTGGCAAAAAAAGACACCCTGGTGGTGCTTCCCACCGGCGGCGGTAAATCGTTGTGCTTTCAGCTGCCGGCCCTGATGTTTGACGGGCTCACCATTGTGGTGTCCCCCTTGATCTCCTTGATGAAGGACCAGGTGGACCAGCTGCAGGAGATGGGGGTTTCAGCCGTATGCCTGAACTCCAGCCTGCCGGCGGACCAGTACCGGCACCATATGTCTCTGATCCGTCAGAACCAGGTCAAACTGCTGTATATCGCCCCGGAATCCCTGGTCCGGCCTCAGATCCTGGAGATGCTTGGCGCCGTGACCGTGGACTGCCTGGCCATTGACGAAGCTCACTGCATTTCCGCCTGGGGCCATGATTTCCGGCCGGAATACCGGCTCCTGGCACAGATCCGGCCCCGGTTTCCGGAAGCGGTCTGCGCCGCGTTCACGGCCACGGCCACCCCGGCAGTACAAAAAGACATCCAGGCCAGTCTGGGGTTTTCAGCGGATACCGGTTTCAAACCATTCATCGGCAGTTTTGACCGGGAAAACCTGCGGATCCGGGTGATATTCAAGGACAACCCGTTGCAGCAGACCCTGGGTTTTCTTGAAGCGCATAAACAGGATTCCGGTATCATCTACTGTTTATCCAGAAAACAGGTGGATGCGTTGGCTGATCAACTGGCCGTACAAGGGTTTTTGGTCCGGCCCTATCATGCCGGCCTGGATGACACGAAACGAAACCGGTTTCAGACCGAATTCATCCGGGATGACGTCCGGATCATCGTGGCCACCATCGCATTCGGCATGGGCATTGACAAGCCCAATGTCCGGTTTGTACTTCATTATGACCTGCCCAAAAGCGTTGAAAACTATTATCAGGAGATCGGCCGGGCCGGGCGGGACGGCCTGGACGCCGAATGTCTGCTTTTGTTCTCCCATGCCGATATCCCTCGGTTAAAATCGCTTGTCACCGGCCCGGATGAGCAGCAGAACCGGGCTGCCTGGTTTCACCTGGAGGACATGGTGCGGTTCGCGGAAGCCCAAGACTGCCGTAAAAAAAGGCTGCTGGCTTATTTCGGGGAAACCGCGGCAACCGATGACTGCGGCATGTGCGACAACTGCCTGGCACCGGCAGACCAGGTCCAGGACCTCACCATCGAAGCCCAGAAATTTCTGTCCTGTGTGAAACGCACGGGGGAACGGTTCGGGGCCGGCCATATTATTGACGTACTCCGGGGTGCGGAAACCAAAAAAATCTTTCAGTTCAGACACCACCTGCTGTCCACCTACGGCATTGGAAAAGAGGTGTCCAAAAAACAGTGGTTCTATCTTTCCCGGCAGTTTCAAAGCAAGGGGTTTGTCCAGAGGGAAGACAACTACGGCGGTCTGACCCTCACCCCGGAAGCCTGGGGGGTATTGAAAAAAGAAACCCGGGTGTCCGGATGGCTGGATCCCCGGCACCGGCTTTCCCAGTCAAGCGAGGCGGCAACCGGTACCGGACACGCCGAATCAACGCCCCACCCCCATCACCCGGACCTGTTCGAATTGCTGCGCCAGAAACGCAAAGAACTGGCGGATGAGGCCGGTGTGCCCCCCTATGCCGTGTTTCCCGACAAAACTTTGATGGAGCTGGCCACGTTTTTCCCCAGAACGGAAACCGACTTTCTGAACACGTTTGGTGTAGGCAAAACCAAGCTGGAAAAATACGGCCCGGATTTCATGGCGCTCATCGCAGAGTTCTGCACCACTCATGCCATTTCCGATGTGCCGGAACGAAAGCCCCCTGCTTTCGCTGTCACAGAAAGCATTCCAAAAGAAAAACGCCATGTTCAGGTGGGCCGGCTGTATCATGACGGCATGTCTGTCAAGGATATCGCCGAACAGTTTCATGTGAAACAAATCACCATCATCCACCATCTGTTCCGATATTTCCAGGATGGAAACCGGATCCAAGCCGGACATGTCATTGATGAATGCCCGGTGCCGCCCGATGCTCAGGAAAAAGTGCGCCAGGCCTTTGACACCCATGGATATCAGTTTCTCAAACCGGTGTTTGAAGCCATGGACCGGGAAATCCCCTATGATGACCTGCATCTGATGCGGCTGTATTATCTGTATGTCAATGAGATTGCGCCGCCGTCAAAATAA
- a CDS encoding acetyl/propionyl/methylcrotonyl-CoA carboxylase subunit alpha, which produces MFDSILIANRGEIAVRIIRTCKRLGIRTVAVYSDADTRSLHRQMADEAVYIGKSPAAESYLNQEKILSAARDSGCRAVHPGYGFLSENTRFAESVQAAGLEFIGPPSQAIALMGDKIASKDLAVKAGVPVIPGHTRVLEDVDEALSIAREIGYPVLLKPAAGGGGKGMRIVAGPDQMADALSASRQETRKAFGDTRIFMERYIQQPRHVEIQVLADAFGHVVFLGERECSIQRRYQKIIEESPSPGVSPDLRQRMGLSACDLARQAGYVNAGTVEFVLAPDGKFYFLEMNTRLQVEHPVTEMVTGLDLVELQLRIAAKEPLPFDQAGVNFSGWAMEARICAEDPARGFAPATGMITRYAEPGGEAVRVDSGVDTGSKIGVHYDSMLAKVICHGKNREGARMALIEALNGYHIEGVVTNIDFANSVLCEPAFAAGELDTGFIDRHFDGHLSLSPPDEGHLKLSALTAALVYHVRNILVRESVKSMVTRIGGGKGITGTHHYVVRSETAVYEIQMEKGPDGNQWIICVNQDRMVVEPPDFEFYRRRLKLKIDGRYHRFRLRYDRSFFWIAFCGLIRLFEVYRPEEWELIGYMPAGKEALPSDELPCPMPGLVVDVPVKKGDRVTRGQNLVTLESMKMESGVASPVDGTIAEVLVTQGDAVDAGDVLVRFMKHHT; this is translated from the coding sequence ATGTTCGATTCCATTTTGATTGCCAACCGGGGAGAGATTGCCGTGCGGATCATCCGCACCTGTAAACGCCTGGGCATCCGGACCGTTGCGGTCTATTCCGATGCAGACACCCGCAGCCTGCACCGGCAGATGGCGGATGAGGCCGTGTATATCGGCAAATCTCCGGCAGCGGAATCTTACCTGAACCAGGAAAAAATCCTGTCCGCTGCCAGGGATTCCGGGTGCCGGGCGGTTCATCCCGGTTACGGGTTTTTGTCGGAAAACACCCGGTTTGCCGAATCGGTCCAGGCCGCCGGTCTGGAGTTCATCGGACCGCCTTCCCAGGCCATCGCCCTGATGGGAGACAAAATCGCCTCCAAAGATCTGGCGGTCAAGGCCGGAGTGCCGGTGATTCCCGGCCATACCCGGGTCCTGGAAGACGTGGACGAAGCGTTGTCCATCGCCCGGGAGATCGGATACCCGGTGCTGCTTAAGCCGGCGGCAGGCGGCGGAGGCAAGGGCATGCGTATCGTGGCCGGCCCGGATCAGATGGCCGATGCCCTGTCGGCCAGCCGCCAGGAAACCCGCAAGGCGTTCGGCGACACCCGGATCTTCATGGAGCGGTATATCCAACAGCCCCGGCACGTGGAGATCCAGGTGCTGGCCGATGCATTCGGCCATGTCGTTTTTCTGGGAGAACGGGAGTGCTCCATCCAGCGGCGGTATCAGAAAATCATCGAGGAATCTCCGTCTCCAGGAGTGAGTCCTGACCTGCGGCAGCGCATGGGACTTTCAGCCTGCGACCTGGCCCGCCAGGCCGGGTATGTCAATGCAGGCACGGTGGAGTTTGTGCTGGCGCCTGACGGCAAATTTTATTTTCTGGAAATGAACACCCGGCTGCAGGTGGAGCATCCGGTCACGGAAATGGTCACCGGACTGGACCTGGTGGAACTCCAGCTGCGCATCGCCGCCAAAGAACCATTGCCCTTTGACCAGGCAGGGGTGAACTTTTCCGGCTGGGCCATGGAAGCCCGCATCTGCGCTGAAGACCCGGCCCGGGGATTTGCGCCGGCCACCGGCATGATCACCCGGTATGCCGAACCCGGAGGGGAAGCCGTGCGGGTGGACAGCGGCGTGGATACCGGCAGCAAGATCGGGGTCCATTATGATTCCATGCTGGCCAAGGTGATCTGCCACGGAAAAAATCGGGAAGGGGCCCGGATGGCTTTGATCGAGGCACTCAACGGATATCATATCGAAGGGGTGGTCACCAACATCGATTTTGCCAACAGTGTGCTGTGCGAGCCGGCATTTGCCGCAGGCGAACTGGACACCGGGTTTATCGACCGCCATTTTGACGGCCATCTTTCCTTGTCCCCTCCAGATGAAGGGCATCTGAAGCTGTCCGCCCTGACCGCGGCCTTAGTGTATCACGTCCGCAACATTTTGGTCCGGGAATCCGTCAAATCCATGGTGACCCGCATCGGTGGCGGGAAAGGCATCACCGGCACCCATCACTATGTGGTCAGATCTGAAACAGCCGTGTATGAGATACAGATGGAAAAAGGGCCGGATGGAAACCAGTGGATTATCTGTGTCAACCAGGACCGGATGGTGGTGGAACCCCCTGACTTCGAATTTTACCGCCGCCGCCTCAAGCTGAAAATCGATGGGCGGTATCACCGGTTCCGGCTGCGCTACGACCGCTCTTTTTTCTGGATCGCATTTTGCGGCCTCATCCGGCTGTTCGAGGTCTACCGTCCCGAAGAATGGGAACTGATCGGGTACATGCCCGCCGGAAAAGAGGCCCTGCCATCTGATGAACTGCCGTGTCCCATGCCCGGCCTGGTGGTGGATGTGCCTGTGAAAAAAGGGGACCGCGTCACCCGGGGTCAGAATCTGGTTACCCTGGAATCCATGAAAATGGAAAGCGGTGTGGCCTCCCCTGTGGACGGTACGATCGCCGAAGTACTGGTGACACAAGGGGATGCCGTGGATGCCGGGGATGTGCTGGTGCGGTTCATGAAACACCACACATGA
- a CDS encoding acyl-CoA carboxylase subunit beta has translation MDVQYNRTIQTLERLRAESTAAGGPDKISRQHAQGKLTARERILLLLDKGSFEEFDVLKTGRGSALGDARTYLGDGVVTGHGNIDGREVFVFSQDFTVIGGSLGEAHSQKICKVMDMAVKVGAPIIGLNDSGGARIQEGVDSLAAYGEIFHRNVRASGVVPQISCIMGPCAGGAVYSPSITDFVFMVQDSSYMFVTGPNVVKTVTHQDITAEELGGAGMHAKKSGVAHFTAPNDILCLREIRRLISYLPSNNRQGAPILNLRDPADRIDPALDYLVPENTSQAYDMNVLIHSILDGAEFMEVHPQFARNIICGFGRMGGQTVGLVANQPAVLAGVLDTEASFKAGRFVRFCDAFNIPLIALVDVPGFMPGPDQEQGGIIRHGAKLLYAFTEATVPRISVIVRKAYGGAYLVMNSKHIHCDVNYAWPTAEIAVMGPKGAVELIHRKEIQTSADPETVLHDKMEQYRRTFANPFLAAQRGYIDDVIFPRDTRHRLIRTLQVLEGKKAARLDKKHGNIPL, from the coding sequence ATGGATGTACAATACAACCGGACGATCCAGACCCTGGAGCGGCTGCGGGCCGAATCCACTGCTGCTGGGGGGCCTGACAAAATCAGCCGGCAGCACGCCCAGGGAAAGCTGACAGCCAGAGAACGGATCCTTCTGCTTCTGGACAAAGGGAGTTTCGAGGAATTCGATGTGCTCAAGACGGGCCGGGGCAGTGCCCTGGGAGATGCCCGGACCTACCTGGGTGACGGGGTGGTCACCGGCCACGGGAACATCGACGGCCGGGAAGTGTTCGTGTTCAGCCAGGATTTCACCGTGATCGGCGGGTCTCTGGGGGAGGCCCATTCCCAGAAGATCTGCAAGGTCATGGACATGGCCGTGAAGGTAGGCGCGCCCATTATCGGGCTGAACGATTCCGGCGGTGCCCGGATCCAGGAAGGAGTGGACTCCCTGGCCGCCTATGGCGAAATTTTTCACCGCAATGTCCGGGCCAGCGGCGTGGTGCCCCAGATATCCTGCATCATGGGGCCGTGTGCCGGTGGGGCCGTGTACAGCCCGTCCATCACGGATTTCGTGTTCATGGTCCAGGACTCTTCCTACATGTTTGTCACCGGCCCCAACGTGGTGAAAACCGTGACCCACCAGGATATCACCGCCGAAGAACTGGGTGGTGCGGGAATGCATGCAAAAAAAAGCGGGGTGGCCCATTTCACGGCCCCCAACGATATCCTGTGCCTGCGGGAAATCCGCCGACTCATCAGCTACCTGCCCTCCAACAACCGGCAGGGCGCACCCATCCTGAATCTGCGTGATCCAGCGGACCGAATTGATCCGGCCCTGGACTACCTGGTTCCGGAAAATACCAGCCAGGCCTATGACATGAATGTGCTGATCCACAGCATCCTGGATGGGGCCGAGTTCATGGAAGTCCACCCCCAGTTCGCCCGGAACATCATCTGCGGGTTCGGCCGTATGGGAGGACAGACCGTGGGCCTGGTGGCTAACCAGCCGGCCGTGCTGGCCGGGGTGCTGGACACGGAAGCCTCTTTCAAGGCCGGGCGGTTCGTTCGGTTCTGCGACGCATTTAACATTCCGCTGATCGCCCTGGTGGATGTCCCGGGCTTCATGCCCGGCCCGGACCAGGAGCAGGGCGGCATCATTCGTCACGGCGCCAAACTGCTTTACGCGTTTACTGAGGCTACGGTGCCGCGCATCTCCGTGATTGTGCGTAAAGCTTACGGCGGGGCCTATCTGGTGATGAACTCCAAACATATCCATTGTGACGTGAACTATGCCTGGCCCACGGCTGAAATCGCGGTGATGGGCCCCAAGGGCGCGGTGGAACTGATCCATCGCAAAGAGATCCAGACGTCCGCAGACCCGGAAACCGTGCTCCATGATAAAATGGAGCAGTACCGGCGCACCTTTGCCAATCCGTTTCTGGCGGCCCAGCGGGGCTATATTGATGACGTGATTTTTCCCAGAGACACGCGGCACCGCCTGATAAGGACCCTTCAGGTGCTGGAGGGCAAAAAAGCAGCCCGTCTTGACAAAAAACACGGAAACATCCCTTTGTGA